Within Halonatronomonas betaini, the genomic segment GGGCAAAGACACTGGACAGATCATATGCCGACTGGAGACTTCACAGAGGCGATTCTTAACTCATCCTTTGACTGGAATGGTATCAGACAGCCTTACCTGCTGGCAACAGAAAATGATTCTCTAAATGGAATCTCAATGTTATTTAACCATCTTTTATCTAATAGAGCCCAGATATTCTCAGATGTGCGGACATACTGGAGCCTGGAATCGGTTAAGAAAGCAACAGGCTATGAGCTATCAGGAAAAGCAGAGACTGGAATTATTCATCTTAAGAATTCAGGACCGGCTACATTAGATGGTGCTGGCAAGCAAAAAGATGAGAATGGCAACCCTGTAATGAAACCCTACTGGGAGATTTCTGATGATGAGGCTCAGGCCTGTCTGGATGCGACTAGATGGTGTCCTGCTTCAAGGGATTATTTCCCTGCAGGTGGTTTTTCCAGCAAGTATAAGTCAGAGGGCGGCATGCCAATGACAATGAGCAGGATTAATATTATCAAAGGGCTAGGACCTGTATTACAGATTGCTGAAGGTTATTCTATTGACCTGCCGGATGAGGTTCATAAAGAGCTGGATGATAGAACAGACCCGGGCTGGCCGACAACCTGGTTTGCTCCAAAGCTAAGCGGAGAGTTCCCCTTTGAAAATGCCTATCAGGTTATGAATAACTGGGGCTCCAACCACGGAGCTATTAGTTATGGTCATATTGGAGATAAATTAATAACCCTGGCTTCAATGTTAAGGATACCGGTCTCAATGCATAATGTTGAAAATCAGAGGGTATTCAGGCCAAGTTTCTGGAGTTCTTTTGGAACTAAAGATCAGGAAGGTGCGGATTACAGGGCCTGTGATAATTTAGGGCCATTGTATAAATAATAAGTATAAGTAGGTGAATGTTAATGGGCAAGAAACCAGATCAGTTAATTCAATCCATAGATAGAGCTTTTGATATACTGGAATTATTAGTTGAAAAAGGTTCAAGTATGGGTGTAACTGAAATTAGTGAAAGAACAAAGCTTCATAAAAGCACTGTTTATCGATTGCTGGCTACATTAAGGTATCGTGGCTATGTTAAGAAAGATAATCATGAAAAGTATAAAATAGGATTTAAATTGTTTGAATTAGGTAGTTCAGTAATTAATAATATTGATTTACGTTCAGATGCTAAACCATTTTTAAGAGAGCTAATGAATATCTCTGAAGAAACCGTTCATCTCGGGGTTTTAGATGATAATCAGGTGGTATATATTGATAAAGTTGAAAGTGAAAATACAATTAGGATGTATTCAAAAATTGGCAGAAGGAATCATGCTTCCAGTACAAGTCTGGGCAAAGTAATTTTAGCCTATTCAGATCGTGAAGTTGTTGATAAAGTAATCAGGGAAGAAGGTTTAAAAAAGCTTACTGAGAATACAATTACTGATGAGGAACAGTTCAAAAAGCATTTAGCAAAGGTTAGAAGTCAGGGTTATGCAATTGATAATGAGGAACAGGAATATGGGATTCGCTGTATTGCTGGACCAATCTTCGATCATACAGGAGAGGTTATAGCAGCTTTTAGTATTTCAGGCCCAACTATGCGGATGACCAAAGAAAAAGTAGAATCTCTAAAGCCGGTGATTAAAGAATACTCTAAGAAGATTTCTGAATCATTTGGCTGTAATGGATTTTGTTGATCTGTTTATATTATAATTAAGCTAGCCAATAAGAATTATTTATTGCCCCTGTGAATACAGGGGTTTATCTTTTTCGTATCTTAGTATTATTAAAGCACTATGATTAAATTATTAGAGATTATTTTTTAGATAATTAAAAGGTTGTTACTTCAATTGATAATAACAGTCTGTGGTGATATTATAGATATAGGCAGGTTGATTTTAGGGGGGATGACAATTAATACTATTGATTATGAAAAATACTTAGAAAAATATGATGAGACGACAGGGCTTTATCCTGAGGGGTTAGAGAAAATCGGGGAGAAGTATCATGATAAAGGTTATCTGACCAAGGAAGAATTATATGATCTGGCCCATCTTAATTCAACCAGGAGCTCATATCATGTTAAGAAAAATCCTGATGCCAGGGTGGAAAAGGTTACCGAGGTTGCCTATAATTTAGATGATGAATTCTGTCAGCTGGCTCTTTATACAAGTTTAACTGGTATTGGCACCCCAACTGCATCAGCAATTTTGACCAGCCTGGATGATGAGGTTCATTGTGTTATTGATACCAGGGTCTGGGCGACGCTCTGGAGACTGGGGTATTTTGTGAAAGAGAAAGAGAGCTTTAAACCTGAAGATTACATAAAGATTATTGATGTCGTTAGAAGGCTGGCAGCTGATACTGAGCTTACAGTTGCTGAAATTGGTTATGCATTGTTTGCTTATGATGTTGTCCATCGTGAGGGTAATTTACATTAATTAGGAAAAATATAATTTATAAGCGGAGGCGGTAAACCATGGAGTTTTCACAGGAGCAACTTAATGAGCTTGCTGAAAAATTTGAATTTAAGTTAATTGTACTCTATGGTTCGGCTATTACTGGTCAAATGACTGCTGATAGTGATATAGATATAGGGGTTTTTCTAAATGAGGGCAAGGCTTTAGAAAATTATCAGGATATGAGTTTTTTAGCCAAATTGGAGAATGAATTATCTAAAATTTTTGCTGGAAAAGTAAGAGAGATAGATCTCTCTATTCTAAACTTTGCCAGTCCTTTATTAAAGTTTAAAGTAGCTCAAAATGGAAAAGCTATATATGAAAGAGATTCAGGGATTTTCAGAAGATTTCAAGTCAGGGCTATGAAGGAACATCAGGATGCCAGTAAATTTTATGACTTAGAAAAAGATTATATCAGAAGCTTTATAAAAGGAGATAGAAAAGATGACAGACGAAAAGTTAATCCGCCGGAAGTTAAGTAAATTGGTTCAATCTCTGGATGAACTTTCTGAAATTGAAGAATATAGTCTTGAGGAGTATTTGCAGAATTTCTTTATAAGCAGGACTACTGAGCGTTTAATTCAGTTGATCGTAGAGACTGCAACTGATATTAATGGTCATCTGATAATTGAAGCTGGCAGAAAGCCTCCTGAAACTTATTACGACTCGTTTATTATTTTAGGTAGATTAAATATAATTAGTTCTGAACTTGCTGAAAACCTTGCTCCATCAGCAGGGCTCAGGAATAGAATTGTTCATGAATATGATGAGATAATTGATAAAATAGTTTATGAAAGTATTGATGATGCTTTGAACTTATACAGGCAATATGTGAAAGAAATAGAGGAATATTGTTTTAAAGAATAGATACAGTGAAATAGGATGTGGTTTTGGTGGATAAATTTGAGTTATTTGAGGAGATGAGATTTCATCTCCTCGGCCAGGGGTTTGATGTTGAAAATTATAAGGAGATAAATTACGGTCTTCAGTTCAAGGTGAATTTTCAGGGGAAGTCTGAGCTCGTCAGGATTTTTGAGAGCAAAAAGAAAGGGACCAGGCTTGACCTTTCTCAGGTTAAGGATGATGAAATTGCTGAGCTAATCCGGAGAGCAGAGACTGCTGCCTATAAAAAAGGGAAAGCAGCTGGATCTGGAGGAGATGGAAATGACAGAGAAGTTGAGCCAGGTTATAATCTTGATGGCTATGAAAGTTTGATTGGTGTCGATGAATCCGGTAAAGGCGATTATTTTGGCCCCCTGGTTATTGCCGGAGTTTATCTTGATAAAGAGGTTGCTGAAAAGCTGGCCGGTTATGGTATTGCCGATAGCAAGAATTTATCTGATAAGAAAATTAAGAAGCTGGCTGTCAGGATTAAAAGGCATTGCGAATATTCAGTAGTTACAATTAAAAATCCTAGATATAATCAATTACATAAGAAAATTGGCAACCTGAATAAAATTCTGGCCTGGGGTCATGCCCGGGTTATTGAGAATTTGCTGGATAAGGTTAATTGTGATAATGCTTTATCTGATAAATTTGCGAAAAAATATTTGATTGAGAATGCCCTGATGGAGAAGGGCAAGGAGATAGGGCTTGAGCAGAGAGTTCGGGCTGAAAGCAATTTAGCTGTGGCAGCTGCAAGCATTCTGGCCAGGGCAGAGTTTGTGTCTCAACTCCAACAGCTATCAGATGAATATGAGATTGAACTGCCTAAAGGTGCGGCCAATCATATAATCGATGTTGGCCAGAAATTTGTTAAGAAGCATGGCCAGGAAGAGTTAAACCAGGTGGCCAAGTTGCATTTTAAAACTACTGATAAGATACTTAATTTAAGGTTATTTTAGGAGGCGTCGAATGAGACATTTAAGTCATTATTTTTCTAAAAACCCGGTGATTGCAGCAGTTAGAAATGAGAAGGATTTAAAGAAGGCTTTAAAAAGTGATGTTTATGCAATAGTAATTATGAAGATTAGTATTTTGAAGCTGGATGAGATCGTTAAAAAAATTCAGGATCATGATAAGCTTGTCTTTATCCATATAGATTTAATGGTTGGACTTGGCCGGGATAAAGAAGCTGTTAAATATCTGGCCTATAATGAACTCTGCGATGGCATTATTTCGACAAAGGGCCAGCTGGTTAAAGAGGCAATGAAATATGATCTTATGGGAATTCAGAGATTATTTTTACTGGATTCTGAAGCTTTACGAACTGGCAGAAGTATGCTTGATAATAATAGTCCATCAGCCATTGAGGTTCTGCCTGGAGTAGCTGCCCCATACTTAATTAAAAGGATAGATGAAAGAATTTCATGTCCAATAATTGCCGGTGGTTTAATTAGAACTAAAGAGGAAGTCGATGACCTTGTTGACCAGGGAGTTTTTGCAATTTCTACAGGGGAAAAGAGTCTCTGGTAGTTATTGGACTTATAGTCGTTAAACATGTAACAATACTTGACAATTATAATTCTAATATATATAATTAAATCAGTAGAATATATTAGTCAGAGATAAGAGAATGGCTTTAACATCACCAGGGATTTTTATGTCTTGAGAGTTATGATGTTTGAGCCATATTTTTGTCTTTATAGGTTTTTTAACATAATATTAACATCAATTTTACAATATATTAATCTTGAGATAGTAATCTATTTAATAGAAGTTTTAAATAGATTCTATATAATGAAGTTACTTGAAAGCTAATTTCATTAATATCTAATGAAAGGAGGGTGGAGATAGCTTTTAAGATTGGTTTTTAATTTTCATAATATTATTAAAGAAGTGCTTTTTAAAAAACTTAAGGGGGTATATTAAAATTGCGTAAAACAATCGTATTAATGCTAGTTCTTGGTTTAGTATTCTTTGCTGCAGGAGATGTAGCTGCTGATGTAATTGAAATTGAATACTGGCATGCTATGTCAGGTATGACAGAGGACATGATTGAAGAGCAGGTAGAAGCTTTTAATGAACTCCATGATAATATTCATGTAAATGTTGAGTATCAGGGTAGTTATCGTGATGTTCTGGATGCTACACAAGCAGCATATAGAGGCGGTAATCCTCCACATGTAATTCAGAGTTTTGAAATCTCCACAAGACAGCTTATTGATATGGATATTTTTGTTCCATTGCAGGATACTTTAGAAGGGGTAGACTGGGATGTATTTTTAGATCCAGTCACAAATTATTATAATGTAGATGACAGGCTATATTCAATGCCATATAACTCTTCTAATCCTATTCTTTATATAAATCAGGATATTTATGAAGAGGCAGGGTTAGATCCAGATAGTCCTCCAGAAACCTTTGATGAAATGATTGAGCATAGTGAGCAGATTGTTGAAAGTGGAGCTGCAGATTATGGTTGGGTAATGCCTTTACACAGCTGGTTCTTTGAACAATGGATGGCCAATATGGGTCAGGATTTTGCCAACCATGAAAATGGTAGAACAGAGAGACCTGATTCTGTACATTTAGAGTCACAGGCAGCTCAGGACATATTTGAATGGTGGGACTATAATTATCAGAACGATTTATATGTTAACCCAGGTGTAGAGGCCTGGCAGGAATCAAGATCAATTTTTGCAAGTGAGAGCGCTGGTATAGCAATAGATTCAACTGCAGCGATAGCTCCAAAATTAGCTTCTGCAGAAGAGCAGGGCTTTTCAGTAAAGACTGGTTATATGCCAATTCATGATGACTATGAAAGACATGGAACAACTATAGGCGGAGGATCATTATGGGTTATCGATGGACATACAGCTGAAGAGCTTGAAGCAGCAGGTGAATTAGTGATGTTCTTATCAGGTGCTGAACAGCAGGCTGAATGGCATAAAGAAACTGGTTATTTCCCTGTCCATGAAGATGCCATTGATATACTAGAAGATGAAGGCTGGTATGATGAAAATCCAAATCATAAAACAGCTTTAGATCAGCTTCTTGATACTCAGTCAGTTTCATCAACTCAGGGAGCTTTAATTGGTCCATTCCCTGAAATAAGAACCCAGATAACAGATGCTATGCAGTATGTCTGGGGAGAAGAGAAAACTGTAGAAGAAGCATTGATGGATGCTAAAGCAGACTCAGAAGGTATTTTAAGTAACTATCAACGTATAATAGTAGACTAAATATAAACCAGGCTAATTGATATTGCCCGGGAGAAATCCCGGGCTTTTATAAACTGAAAGCTATAAAATATTAGATAGAGCGGGAGTTGAAATAAATGAGTCATCAATTCAAGAGCAAAATAATGCCATGGCTATTTCTTATGCCAACTTTGATTGTGCTGGTATTATTTCTCTATTATCCCATGATTGCAACAGTAGAAACAAGTTTACATCAGACTGCTTTTATGGGAGCCAGGAGAATTTTTGTTGGTCTTGAAAATTTTCAGACCTTAATTTCTTCAAGAAGTTTTTGGCATAGTTTTAGAATTTCTATGTTTTTTTCATTTTTGGTTGTTGGATTAACAATGCCTATCGCCTTTTTATTGAGTATTTTAGCAAACCAGAAGATTAAAGGTGGTAAGTTTTTTAGAACTGCAATGATCTGGCCTTATGCACTTTCACCGGCGATTGCAGGTGTCATCTGGCTATTTATCTTTAACCCAACGATTGGTATTTTAAATTTTGTTCTAGGAGAATTATTTGGGATTAGACCGGACTGGGTCTCCAGCAGGCAGTTTGCATTTATAATGGTTACATTAACAGCTGTCTGGAAACAATTAGGTTACAACATAGTTTTCTTTTTGGCCGGACTGCAAAATGTTCCTGGTCATATGCTTGAAGCTGCAACTATTGATGGAGCTAATCCTATCCAGAAATATGTGAAGATTGTAATCCCTATCATGTCACCAACTATATTTTTCTTATTTACAATGAATCTTATCTACGCATTTTTTACTACATTTGGTATGATCAATGTCATGACTCAGGGTGGACCGATTGATGCAACTAATATTTTGATCTATAACTTATATAGAGATGCCTTCCAGTATGATAATCTAGGTATGGGAGCTGCTCAATCTCTTATCCTGTTTGGTATTGTAACAATTTTAATGATAGTTCAGTTTAAACTGGGAGGAAGGAGAGTTCATTATGGTCAATAATATTGCAAGTCTCTGGGAAGACCTTACAAGTAATAAATATCGGCGTCGAAAAGCATTAAAGAAAATTATAATTCATATTTTAATTGTATTGGCTGTTTTAGTATTGATGATACCTTTACTATGGGCTATTATTGCCAGCACTCAATCTCCAGGACAGATTTATCAGTATCCACCGAGATTGTTGCCAGGTAATGCCTTTGTTCGGAATTTTACTATAGCCTGGCACAGATATAATGTAGGTAGAGGAATGTTAAACTCATTTTATATTGCAGCTGTAGTTTCATTTGTTAAGATTATTTTAGCATTGACCTCAGCTATGGCGCTGGTCTATTATGACTTTCCAATAAAAACCGGAATATTTTTCTTTATACTATTAACATTATTAATGCCAGTTCCAGTTAGAATAGTGCCTTTATTTGATATTGTTAATGATATAGGCTGGGCTAATAGTTACTGGGCTCTAACAGTCCCGTTTTTTGCCTCGGCTACAGGGACTTTTTTATTCAGGCAACATTTTATGAGTATACCAACATCAATAGCTGAGGCTGCCAGAGTTGACGGAATAGGCCCGGTCAGATTTTTAGTTCAGATTTTGACACCTATGTCTAAGAATACAATTGGTGCCTTTGTTGTAATTACTTTTGTTTATGTCTGGAATCAGTACCTCTGGCCGATGCTGATTATTACAACTAGAAGCAGACAGGTTGTTCAGTTATCGATGCAGCAGTTGACAACCTCCGGTCCGGAACAGATAGTGGACTGGGGTGTGGCGATGGCTGGTGCTTTAACAGCACTGATTCCGCCTTTGATTATATTCTTTCTCTTGCAGGAACAGTTTATGAAAGGCTTTGCTCTAAGTGATGAAAAATAGATATTTATATTAATTCATTAAAGCCCTGGGAGACCAGGGCTTTTAATACGTTGTGATAGCAGGGAGTGAGTTCATGAATTATCTTGGAATAGATGGTTGTAGTGGCGGTTGGTTTATGATTGGCGAAGGTAATGATGGAAAAGTGGGATATAACTTATATGATAATATTGAGGCTCTCTGGCTGGATAATAAGGGTCTAAAGCTGGCCTTGATTGACATTCCAATAGGGTTAAAAGAGTCTGGTCCAGAGGAGAGGCGCTGTGATAAACTGGCCAGGCAAATACTGGATAAAAGAAAATATAGTGTCTTTCCTGCCCCCTGTCGCCAGGCTCTAGATGCTGAATTCTGGGAAGAGGCAAATGAAATCAATAAAAAAGTAAGAGGAAAAGGCTTAAGCAAGCAGAGCTGGAATATATCCAGTAAGATCCTGGAGGTTGATAATTTAATTCAATCTGTACCTGAGGTTGATAACCTTTTTAGAGAAGCCCATCCAGAGCTGGTCTTTCAGGCACTGGCTGATCAAAAGGAAATGGAGTTTAATAAGAAGACAGAGGAAGGTTTCCAGGAGAGGTTAGAGCTTCTTGAAAGTTATCTGCCTGATATCCAGGATTTGGTTGATTCTATTCTTAATGATTATTACCGAAAAGATCTGGCCAGAGATGATATACTGGATGCTCTTGGATTGTACTTATCTGCAAAACAAATTGCCATAGATAATTGGGAGCTAGTATCTATTCCAGCTGAGCCAGAATTTGATCCAGAGGGTATTAGAATGGAAATAGTTTATCCAATAAAAAATATAATTTAGTTTAATATTTATTATTATCCTCTGAGAGTGGTGTCTTAAAGCCTTTAATTGATAGTCTCATTAGCCAGGGGCAAAACTGTTGATTGGCTGCAGATTATTTAGGTTTGAAGTTGTAATTATTCCTGCAAAAGTTTTATAAAATATTTTCTTCTTTGCACTACTCGCCTATTTACTTATATAGATAAGTTTTATATAATAAATTAAAGGTAGAATTTTTGTTGGAAGTTTTTTTAGTTTAGAAAGTAATTAGAGTGAAAATATAATACAGCTAGACCGAAGCTATACCGAATCAATATCGAAGCTATAACGAATCTAAAGCGAAGCCAGACCGAAGCCAGACCGAAGCCAGACCGAAGAACGACCGGATTTAGAGCGAATTTGATCTGGAGAAAAATAGGTATAATTTAATCAAAATTATTTTAAATATAGTCATATGATTATTAGAAATCTCAGCTGGATTAACAAATCTGGTTGAGATTTTTTTATTTAATTAAAACATGCAGGAAAATAATTTTTTATCTCTAATTATAGAATATGTAAGCAGTTTTATGGAATGATTTTAAAATGCTATGCAGGAGGCAAAAATATGCCTTATAATAAACGAGATCTTTCAAATATTCCAGTTGAAATTATGAATAGATGGAAAAGTGCGAGTAAGAATATGGCAGATTTACTGGATAAGAATGTTATTACGATTACAAGGGATAATCCTGATTTCTTTGCTATTTTGATTTCTCAGAATAAATTAAAGAAACCTCCGGCTCTGGATACAGTTATAGATGGGAGCAAGGATTTTACATATTCACTTAATTGGCCAGATGACAGGTTGTTTGGTGCTATTATTTTAATGGATAAAGATCGAGATTATGATTTAAAATCACTGGATAAGGCGTTTGAGATTATTAAGGATATGATTGAATCTGATCTTGAATTGATTGTTAATAAGAAGAGGCTGACTGAAAGGGTGAAGGAGCTGGCCTGTATATATCAAATAAGCCAGTTGCTTCTTGAGAATAAGATGGAGCTTGAGGATGTGCTTCTGGAAATTACTAAGATTTTGCCCCGGCATTTTGCCTATCCTGAACTGGCCCGTTGCAGGATAATTTATAATAATTTGATTATCTCTGAAAGGTTAGAGAAACCTGCTGGTAAGAAGCTGGTTGAAGAGGTCAAGCTTTCTAGCGAGGACTATCTTAAAGTGGAGATATATTATAATGGGCAAAATCCAGATGTTGATTTCTTGCCAGAGGAAAGAAAGCTGCTTGAATCTGTTGGCAGCCATGCTGCAACTATTATCAGAAGGATTAATATTGAACAGGAATTAATTGATACAAGAAATGAATTATATACAACTCTATATTCGATAGGTGACGGGGTTATAACTACTGATATGAATGGCAGGATAACTATGATGAATTTTACTGCCAAAAAGATGACTGGCTGGACATATTCTGAGGCTAAGGGCAGGCATTTAAATGAAGTGTTTAAGATTGAAAATGCCAGAACCGGCGAGAAAGTTAAGAACCCAGCTGAAAAGGTAATAGAAGAAGGAAAAATTGTTGGTCTGGCCAATGACACTACTCTTATTAGTAAGTCAGACAAGAGATATCAGATAGCTGATTCTGCTGCTCCGATTAAGGATTTTAATAATGAGATTACTGGTGTGATTCTGGTCTTTTCAGATGTAACAGATGAATATAAGTTTAAAGAAGAGCTTAGACTGGAACAGGAATGGTTGAGCTCTATCTTTGAAACTGGTACAGATCCGATGGCTAAATTAGATGAGCAGCACAGGGTCATTGATATTAATGATAGGTTCACTGAAGTTTTTAAGTATGAGCTAGAGGAAATTAAGGGTATGAATTTAGATGATGTCATGGATAGCTCTAAAGCAGGTACTGCCAACCGAAGGGTTACTGAAGAACTTTTAGAGGGCAGGCAGGTTGAGACCGAAGCGACCCGTTATGATAAATATGGAAATCCTAGAGAATGCCTGATTAGAGGGATTCCTGTGATAGTAGGGGGCGAGCTGGTCGGTGGTTATGGTATCTATATTGATATTACAGAAAGAAAAAGGCAGCAGGAAAAGATTGAATATATGACTTATCATGATAGATTAACTGGATTATATAATAGGACTTATCTGGAAGAGAAGTTGAGTCAGGTTAATTCTGGCGATGAATTTTTTAGTATTTTAATGCTTGATGTGAATGGTTTAAAATTTATTAATGACAGTTATGGTCATGAAATTGGCGATAAGATGTTGGTTAAAGTTTCTAAGACTCTGCAGCAGATCTTTCGAGAAAAGGATACGATAGTTCGCTGGAGTGGAGATGAATTTGTGGTTCTAATGCCGGCAACTGACGAAAAGAAAATTGAGAATATGATTGACCAGATTCGAAACTTAAATCTGGAAGTAAGTATTCCTGGTGGAGAAAACCTGCCTGTATCTCTGGCTGTTGGCTTTGATACTTCGCTTGATTCTGAGGTGGATATTTATGATGTCCTTCATAATGCAGAGGATAAGATGTATCAGGATAAATTATTGACTGATAAGAGTTCGACAAATAAGATTGTCAGAACTTTGCTTTCAACTTTACATGAAAAGAGCCAGGAGACTGAATCCCATGCCCGGCGGATGGAAGATCTTGCAATAAAATTAGGTGAGAAGGTTGGGTTATCATATGTTGAGTTAAACAGGCTATCCCTGCTGGCTGTACTCCATGATATCGGTAAAACCTCAATTCCTGAATCGATATTAAAAAAACCTGGCAGTTTAACTGCGGAGGAATGGGAGAAGATCAGGCAACTTCCAGTTGTAGGGTTTAGGCTCTGTTCATCGATTGATGATTTTTCCCATATTGCTCTGGATGTATTATCCCATCATGAACGCTGGGATGGAACTGGTTATCCCAGAGGGATTGAAGGTGAAAATATACCTCTTCTTGCCAGAATCATAACAATAGTTGATTCCTTTGATGTTATGACCAATGGCAGGCCCTATAAAGAGCCTATGACAGAGGAAGAGGCATTAAAAGAAATTCAGGATTGTGCTGGTAGTCAGTTTGACCCGGAACTGGCTGTGAAATTTATTGAGGTTTTTGAAAACCAGGTTTAATTATTTCCATCTATCCAGTGTCGGTAAATATTCTTCTAGCATCTCCTGTGCTGCTTTTTTGTCCATCTCCTTATTGGCATTGACGACATGGGGGATGCAGATTTGAATCATCTCTTCTATGCTAATATCTGAAGTGTACTCCCCGTCCTGATAGCAGTAATTACAGTAATTTTTGTTAATAGACCCATCCCTGTTTGTCCCGCAGAGATTATCTGCTCCTGCCAGTGGCATCCCACAGCTCTGGCATGAATTGATTGTAGTCATGCTATCTCCTCCTTTTTATATCTTACAAGATAATTATACCACTAACTTAATAAATAATCACCAAAAAGAGATATTTTATCTTGACATTATTAGTATATTCGGTTATAGTAATATATAGGGTTAGTGGTTAAGGATTAGAATAATTGGAGGTTATAGATATGGAAAATGAAGTAGCAGAAGAATTTGAAATTGAAGAACAGTCTTCTGGTTTAGGTTTTTTTGAAAAGTATCTTACAGTCTGGGTGATTTTCTGTATAGTAGCAGGGATATTAATAGGTCGTTATCTTCCAGGAATTCCGGCAACATTAAATAGATTGGAATATGCTCAGGTTTCTATACCTGTGGCGATTTTGATCTGGTTTATGATTTATCCGATGATGGTAGAGATAGATTTTAGCAGTCTATTACAGATTAAAAATCAGGCCAAACCTTTGACAATTGTAACTATAAGTAACTGGTTGATTAAACCATTTACGATGGCGTTTTTTGCCTGGTTCTTTTTCAGACAGGTATTTGGTGGTTTCTTAGGAGTAGAATTGGCCAATCAATATATAGCAGGTGCTATCTTATTAGGCTCGGCTCCATGTACGGCGATGGTCTTTGTCTGGAGTTATTTAACTGATGGTGATCCTAAATATACATTGTTACAGGTAGCACTGGATGATTCAATTTTAGTGTTTGCCTATGCCCCGATTGTAATGTTGCTTTTAGGAGTTACTGATTTTGCAGTCCCCTATGATACAATAATATTATCGGTTGTTCTCTATGTTGTTGTCCCTCTGGTTGCAGGCTATATTTCTAGAAAATATTTAATTAAAAATAAGGGGATAGAGTGGTTTGAGAATGTATTTTTAGATAAATTAAATAATGTTACGATTATTGGTCTATTACTGACTTTAATAATAATCTTTTCATTTCAGGGTGATGCATTAATTAATAATCCCCTGCATGTATTAATAATTGCTATACCTATTACAATTCAGGCATTCTTTATCTTCTTCTTAGTTTATTTTGCTTTTAAAGGCTTTGGCCATAAGCATGAGATAGCCGCTCCAGGCTCGATGATAGGTGCCAGTAATTTCTTTGAACTGGCTGTTGCTACAGCAATCTCTGTATTCGGGATAACTTCAGGAGCTGCCCTGGCCACAGTTGTTGGTATCTTAGTTGAG encodes:
- a CDS encoding carbohydrate ABC transporter permease; the encoded protein is MVNNIASLWEDLTSNKYRRRKALKKIIIHILIVLAVLVLMIPLLWAIIASTQSPGQIYQYPPRLLPGNAFVRNFTIAWHRYNVGRGMLNSFYIAAVVSFVKIILALTSAMALVYYDFPIKTGIFFFILLTLLMPVPVRIVPLFDIVNDIGWANSYWALTVPFFASATGTFLFRQHFMSIPTSIAEAARVDGIGPVRFLVQILTPMSKNTIGAFVVITFVYVWNQYLWPMLIITTRSRQVVQLSMQQLTTSGPEQIVDWGVAMAGALTALIPPLIIFFLLQEQFMKGFALSDEK
- a CDS encoding DUF429 domain-containing protein; its protein translation is MNYLGIDGCSGGWFMIGEGNDGKVGYNLYDNIEALWLDNKGLKLALIDIPIGLKESGPEERRCDKLARQILDKRKYSVFPAPCRQALDAEFWEEANEINKKVRGKGLSKQSWNISSKILEVDNLIQSVPEVDNLFREAHPELVFQALADQKEMEFNKKTEEGFQERLELLESYLPDIQDLVDSILNDYYRKDLARDDILDALGLYLSAKQIAIDNWELVSIPAEPEFDPEGIRMEIVYPIKNII
- a CDS encoding HD domain-containing phosphohydrolase, translated to MPYNKRDLSNIPVEIMNRWKSASKNMADLLDKNVITITRDNPDFFAILISQNKLKKPPALDTVIDGSKDFTYSLNWPDDRLFGAIILMDKDRDYDLKSLDKAFEIIKDMIESDLELIVNKKRLTERVKELACIYQISQLLLENKMELEDVLLEITKILPRHFAYPELARCRIIYNNLIISERLEKPAGKKLVEEVKLSSEDYLKVEIYYNGQNPDVDFLPEERKLLESVGSHAATIIRRINIEQELIDTRNELYTTLYSIGDGVITTDMNGRITMMNFTAKKMTGWTYSEAKGRHLNEVFKIENARTGEKVKNPAEKVIEEGKIVGLANDTTLISKSDKRYQIADSAAPIKDFNNEITGVILVFSDVTDEYKFKEELRLEQEWLSSIFETGTDPMAKLDEQHRVIDINDRFTEVFKYELEEIKGMNLDDVMDSSKAGTANRRVTEELLEGRQVETEATRYDKYGNPRECLIRGIPVIVGGELVGGYGIYIDITERKRQQEKIEYMTYHDRLTGLYNRTYLEEKLSQVNSGDEFFSILMLDVNGLKFINDSYGHEIGDKMLVKVSKTLQQIFREKDTIVRWSGDEFVVLMPATDEKKIENMIDQIRNLNLEVSIPGGENLPVSLAVGFDTSLDSEVDIYDVLHNAEDKMYQDKLLTDKSSTNKIVRTLLSTLHEKSQETESHARRMEDLAIKLGEKVGLSYVELNRLSLLAVLHDIGKTSIPESILKKPGSLTAEEWEKIRQLPVVGFRLCSSIDDFSHIALDVLSHHERWDGTGYPRGIEGENIPLLARIITIVDSFDVMTNGRPYKEPMTEEEALKEIQDCAGSQFDPELAVKFIEVFENQV
- a CDS encoding zinc ribbon domain-containing protein, with protein sequence MTTINSCQSCGMPLAGADNLCGTNRDGSINKNYCNYCYQDGEYTSDISIEEMIQICIPHVVNANKEMDKKAAQEMLEEYLPTLDRWK
- the arsB gene encoding ACR3 family arsenite efflux transporter; the encoded protein is MENEVAEEFEIEEQSSGLGFFEKYLTVWVIFCIVAGILIGRYLPGIPATLNRLEYAQVSIPVAILIWFMIYPMMVEIDFSSLLQIKNQAKPLTIVTISNWLIKPFTMAFFAWFFFRQVFGGFLGVELANQYIAGAILLGSAPCTAMVFVWSYLTDGDPKYTLLQVALDDSILVFAYAPIVMLLLGVTDFAVPYDTIILSVVLYVVVPLVAGYISRKYLIKNKGIEWFENVFLDKLNNVTIIGLLLTLIIIFSFQGDALINNPLHVLIIAIPITIQAFFIFFLVYFAFKGFGHKHEIAAPGSMIGASNFFELAVATAISVFGITSGAALATVVGILVEVPVMLMLVGIANRTKHWFKGEVTG